A stretch of DNA from Candidatus Cloacimonadota bacterium:
AGAATAAATTCATTCGGAGATTTGCCTCTCTCTTTTGGTTCTTCCTCGTGTAGAGGGGCATTTCTAGTTGGTTTTACTGCGGAGAATGAGGGGAATACCTCTCACAAAATCCTTTGGGAGGAAAAAGTGGAAAAGGGTGAATAAAATATTTTGGAGGATTAAAATGGCTAAGAAAATATTATTACTAACAGCATTCATATTATTGCTTATTTGCAGTAATCTGTTAGGTGAAGAAATTTTAGTGGAGATATGGAATCCTGGTGGTGAAGTTCATGACGGCTGTATATGGATAGAGACAACTATGGTATTAGAAGGTGCAGTGTGGGAGAGTGGAATTACTCCTTACTATTTTCCCGTAGAAAATCCCCCTGTTTGTGTATGGGCTTATGGAAATAGAAACGGATTTTATCCGGGACAGGAATTCTATGTTAGCGCTTATGATTGTACTCAATGGAATCCAGAGACCGAGGAATGGTTTGTAACATTAGAATTAACTGGTTCTGGCCCTGTTTATGAGTTCAGAACTACCACCCTATCAGCTCCCGGTTGGAACTGGGTTTCCTTCCCTGTGATGGATACAAACTATGCCGATCCTGTGCTTCATGTTCTTGAACCAATCCTGGACGATTTAGTAGAAGTAAGATATAAAGATGATAAGGTTGTTTATCATGATCTATATGGCTGGCATAATGATTTAGGAGATTTCCGCAGTATAGATGGCTACAAGATAAAAATGAATAATGATGCAGATTTGACAGTTGCTGGCTACTGGGCAGGTCATCCAGATAACCCAGATATTGTAATACCACTCTATGAAGGAGAAGAGAATTGGATTGGCTATTTTCTTCCTGAAACACAGGATTGTGAGGATGCTTTTGGCGATGACTGGGACAAAGTAATCTCTATAAAAGCAGAAGATTGGTACTATCATATCCCTTACCAGAATCCAACAAAATATGTTCCAGGAGAAGTATGCCCTCGCCCAGGCCCGCCTAGACCCCTTGAATGTGGCGAAGGCTACATTGTAAAAGTTGATGAAGATATTCTTGATTTTACATGGAGGAATTCAGGAAATACCAAAGAACCTTATGGAAAAGCAGAATCTGACTATTTCACTTTTGAAAAAGCAGCAGATTATATGCCGATATTTGTAGA
This window harbors:
- a CDS encoding T9SS type A sorting domain-containing protein, coding for MAKKILLLTAFILLLICSNLLGEEILVEIWNPGGEVHDGCIWIETTMVLEGAVWESGITPYYFPVENPPVCVWAYGNRNGFYPGQEFYVSAYDCTQWNPETEEWFVTLELTGSGPVYEFRTTTLSAPGWNWVSFPVMDTNYADPVLHVLEPILDDLVEVRYKDDKVVYHDLYGWHNDLGDFRSIDGYKIKMNNDADLTVAGYWAGHPDNPDIVIPLYEGEENWIGYFLPETQDCEDAFGDDWDKVISIKAEDWYYHIPYQNPTKYVPGEVCPRPGPPRPLECGEGYIVKVDEDILDFTWRNSGNTKEPYGKAESDYFTFEKAADYMPIFVDSSEVTEDVNEVGVFIDDECIGASKVEEYPVLILAYVEDDNLRDGSELSFQLYNGTKNVATQVNDVAVYDPVTFAYVDKPVYLNKDDFVIVRLNTEEAPEIPREFTLSQNYPNPVKSSTIISFSTAEGAENAEIEIYNVKGQLVKTIVPVTNDKCPMTKVVWNGKDQNGKFLASGIYFYKLTSGDKSAVKKMVLLR